The following is a genomic window from Burkholderia oklahomensis C6786.
GCCGTCATCCGCGATACCCGGCGTCGGCCGGCTCCACGTAGACGGTCGTCGATTCGCGCAGCACGAGGCGCGGCGACACGACGCGCCGGCGCTGCGGCGCGCCCGACGCGCCGCAGCCGATCCGCTCGATCAGCGTCTGCGCGGCCATTTCGCCCAATGCGCGCACCGACTGGCCGACCGTCGACAGCGCCGGGTACGTGTAGCGCGACAGCTCGATGTCGTCGAAGCCGATGATCGAGCAGTCGGCCGGCACGCGGATCCCGCGCTCGGCGGCCGCGCGCAGCGCGCCGAGCCCCATCAGGTCGTTGCCCGCGAAGATCGCGCTCGGACGCACGGTGTCGAAGAGGCGCACGGCCGCGTGATAGCCGCCGATGCACGAAAAATCGCTTTCGGCGATCGCGCCCGGCACGATGTCGATGCCGCGCTCGGCCATCGCGCGAATGAAGCCGTGCACGCGCATCGCGCTCACCGCGGTCGACACGGCGCCCGTGATGCAGCCGATCTTCGCGTGGCCGAGCTCGAGCAGATGCCGCGTCGCGAGATACGCGCCGCGCTCGTGGTCGATCTGCACGAGATCCGCGGCGAGCCCCTCGATGTTCCGGTCGACCACGACGAGCGGCTCGCGCGTGTCGGCGAGCGTCTGCGCGAGCACCGCGTCGTCGCCCGCCGACGCGATGATGAGCCCGTCGATGCGCTTTTCCTGCAGCACGCGCAGGTAGTTGCGCTGCTTTTCCGGATCGTCGTCCGAGTTGCACAGGAACACGCAGTAGCCGGACAGCGCGCATTGATCCTCGATGCCGCGCGCGAGCTCGGCGAAATACGGGTTCGTGCTGTTCGGCACCACGAGGCCGATGGTGGCCGTCGAGCGCGCCTTCAGCGAGCGCGCGACGGCCGACGGCACGTAGTTGAGCTCGCGGATCGCCCGCTCGACCTTGGCCCGCACGTCGGCCGACACGGGCCGCGAATTGTTGACCACGTGCGACACCGTCGTAAACGACACGCCGGCGATGGCCGCCACATCCTTGATCGTCGCCATTCCGTTTCTCTCTGGTTCGTTGTTCTTGC
Proteins encoded in this region:
- a CDS encoding LacI family DNA-binding transcriptional regulator, which produces MATIKDVAAIAGVSFTTVSHVVNNSRPVSADVRAKVERAIRELNYVPSAVARSLKARSTATIGLVVPNSTNPYFAELARGIEDQCALSGYCVFLCNSDDDPEKQRNYLRVLQEKRIDGLIIASAGDDAVLAQTLADTREPLVVVDRNIEGLAADLVQIDHERGAYLATRHLLELGHAKIGCITGAVSTAVSAMRVHGFIRAMAERGIDIVPGAIAESDFSCIGGYHAAVRLFDTVRPSAIFAGNDLMGLGALRAAAERGIRVPADCSIIGFDDIELSRYTYPALSTVGQSVRALGEMAAQTLIERIGCGASGAPQRRRVVSPRLVLRESTTVYVEPADAGYRG